The Natator depressus isolate rNatDep1 chromosome 19, rNatDep2.hap1, whole genome shotgun sequence DNA segment GTATCATTGTTTTTAAACATCTTAGAAATTGTCCATCTAGggatcaaaaaaattaaaaagggactTTGTGGGCCTGATAAAAACAGGGATGACTTTGATGATTTCTATGTAAGTAAATCCAAGAAAAACTCTGTAATACCCCACCCTTGTATGGGAACATCCGCAACTCCACAAAGAACTCTCCCTTCTGTCCCTAGTAGTTATACCATGTTAATGGAAAAACAAACTTACATGGCAGGCCATGATCTAAATTCATCTTCTGCATTCCAATCTGTTAAAAACAACCATACTGAAAATAGCAATAATCGCCTCCATGATGAAAAGGAAAGTAAATTGCCAGATGAGACGCAAACTACTAATACTTTGGACCATCATCCTCGAAATACCAGCTCAAATAATAATGAAGGCTTAAGCAAGGTATTTGGGACAGAAATTAACGGTAGTCAACAGCAAGATGAAAAGAAACATTGCCTCAGTGGCATGCATTCTAATCTAGTTGCTGCTTCCGGTCTGTGCTTGGGAAGCCTGGCTGAACTGCCACCTGGAAGTTCATTGCAACGTGATATGACTTCCCCTATTTCAAATAACTGTGCTCGAAAGCTACGGGGAGTCAGTTCCCCATGGAACTGCTCTACAGTAGTTGAGAGTGAAGGGTCTCCAACCGATTCTCCTTCAACGAGCAGCAACCGAGGACAAGacaacttcagtggaagcagagccccaggcctttCCAAGACTGACCTAAGAAAAATTGGCAGACCAGACACTCCTGATTCTCTAAGCGAGTCGAGCTCAGAATCCAAACAGAGCAGAAATTGTGAAAGTCCTCAGGCTTTCTCTCCCTCTCGGCGAATGTCATTGGCAAGTAATGCCAGCAGCAGGCGTGCCCCCACCGATCTTCAGATCTAAGTGTTTGTTACCTTACCTATATGTTACATGCATGAGTACTGAGGGAAATTATTGGACACCGTCGCATGAATTATACCTATTTGTAATTGTAGTTAAGTTAATCAACTTTCACCAGCTCTTTCACTGAGGTAATGCAAAGAACTATGTGCCCTTGTGCAGTAGTTAAGAACTCTTGAAATGAGAAATTGATTCTACTTCCTCTTAATAAAAAGATGACTTAAAATCTAATAGAGCAGATATCCCCATTATCTTTCCTGTTTCTAAAGCAAACAGATGTCAGTCACTTTTAATTCAACCCAGTAATTCCTGTATGAAGTCCATCCAAGTTCAGCCTCAAAAATCTACGGATCACTGCAATCTGAACTGACTttttggtggggggcggggggggggggaggagaagtgaTGGAGACGGGAGCCATCTTTGTGTGGAGGCTTTGTGCCTCTTCATTGCCTTTTTTCACCCTCACTCCCACATAGCTCCATGCCAGGGGGACTGTGCTGACAGGGATTCGCTTGCTGCAGTTGCCTCTGAAAAGCATGTTAGTGGGGGTTCCACATCAAGGATGGGGAacatgtgttgtgttttgttttgtttttgtttttgttttaggggGAACATACTGAAAAGAATGGACCTCTACTGCCTCCTCTCTAGATCTGTGGAGCCCAAATTCCATGAAGCACCTGTGAAATATAAAAGGGTTTATGTGAGGATGGGGAGAAGTGAGCACTATGCGACGTAGCCTGCATGCTCCCAGGGAGCAGCCCTAGCTGTTTTGCTGGCCAGGGTGGAAAATGTTTTCAGCACCCTGTCTGCCTATGCATTGgagtctccccaccccccaaaaaaggcaaagcaaaacaaaaaaaaccccaaaaccagaaAAGCCAAGTGGTGACACAGCTCCCTGGAAAATTGGTGCCCACAGTGACTGCTCTGCTCACACACCCCTAGAACAGGCCATACATGCTCTCTTCTGTGCCTCCCCTGAGTTAAATTCACAGTTTCAAGCAATATTTGCATAACTGATAGTGCAACATCAAGgttaaaacaagaacaaaaaaacaaaagctagGAAATTGAAAAGTAATTTTTCTTTTAGCATTAGGCATGTTGCACATGCTGAAGTATTTACTATTCTTGTGTATCTTGTTAAATCTATCTAACTTAGTTTTTTCTTTGGTGTCTATCAGTTTAGCATCTGAGGTAAATACATAGTTGTATGTTATTCTATTGATATTGCTAAATGACTACCTTACCAATATGTTCCATTAACAATCATGTAGTAATcttaacttttgcattttctgacttttaaacttttaattgGGAATACTTATATTTGCAATAATGTAtgtgttttgcatttaattttctgatttttaaaagaagaaatgccTATGCTTAATGCACTCCTTTtgcactgtataaataatacaTAAGTAGCaataatgttattttttaaatggttatGATTGGGCTTTGAAGTTCATATCTCAGTTCACTGAATTGTGCAGAAGTCTGTCAAGGAGTTTATATTCTGCTGCTTCTGTTTGGAGACAGTTTACTGTAAGGATGTGTCACACATTAATGGCTGCACACAGTATCTTTTCAATTGGAAAACAAACATGAAATTTAGCTAACATTAAAACTTAAGAATTTGCAGAATATGGCAGAATGCAACAGAAATTGTTGAAAGACCCAACAATAAAATATGGGTGTTGTTTTCACATCCAGGATTTTGTCCTAGTCCTGCTAATGATGATGATTTCTAGAtcttatataatgcttttcatcagtatatcacagtatatttttttatataatgcttttcatcagtatatACTTTTCAAAGGAGATAAATataattatgcccattttacagatggagaaattgagggCAAAGCACTATTTTTTGCAAAGTGTTTGAGTGTGCGTAATTCTTTGGTTCCCCCTGTATGGAGCTCTTCAGCTGAAACCTACTCCCCACAGTGGTGGAGATATTTCAGTCATATATAACTTTATTAATATTCATTCAAATTATTATTCAAACCTGGTCATGATCATATTGAAGTGAACACTATTTACATCCCAAG contains these protein-coding regions:
- the GJA9 gene encoding gap junction alpha-9 protein, which translates into the protein MGDWNFLGGILEEVHIHSTIIGKVWLTILFIFRMLVLGVAAEDVWNDEQSEFICNTEQPGCRNVCYDQAFPISLIRYWVLQVIFVSSPSLVYMGHALYRLRALEKERQKKKAQVRMELEGVELEMTEDRKRLERELRQLEQRKLNKAPLRGSLLCTYVIHIFTRSAVEVAFMIGQYLLYGFQLNPLYKCLREPCPNIVDCFISRPTEKTVFILFMQSIAIVSLFLNILEIVHLGIKKIKKGLCGPDKNRDDFDDFYVSKSKKNSVIPHPCMGTSATPQRTLPSVPSSYTMLMEKQTYMAGHDLNSSSAFQSVKNNHTENSNNRLHDEKESKLPDETQTTNTLDHHPRNTSSNNNEGLSKVFGTEINGSQQQDEKKHCLSGMHSNLVAASGLCLGSLAELPPGSSLQRDMTSPISNNCARKLRGVSSPWNCSTVVESEGSPTDSPSTSSNRGQDNFSGSRAPGLSKTDLRKIGRPDTPDSLSESSSESKQSRNCESPQAFSPSRRMSLASNASSRRAPTDLQI